One region of Glycine max cultivar Williams 82 chromosome 9, Glycine_max_v4.0, whole genome shotgun sequence genomic DNA includes:
- the LOC102665726 gene encoding uncharacterized protein, translating to MDSETPNTALALPVFDGDNYHIWAVRMEAHLKANDIWEAIEEDYEVLPLPANPTMAQIKNQKERKARKSKAKANLFVVVSQDIFTKIMTIKSVFEVKNFLKDEYEGDEKIKGMQAMNLIREFEMQKMKESEIIKEYANKLLSIANKVRLLGFEFSDSRIVQKILVTTPKNFEASIASLENTKDLPKITLAELVSTMQSQEQRRLMK from the coding sequence ATGGATTCTGAAACTCCTAACACAGCACTAGCACTGCCTGTGTTTGATGGTGATAATTATCACATCTGGGCAGTAAGAATGGAGGCTCACCTAAAGGCAAATGATATCTGGGAAGCTATTGAGGAAGACTACGAAGTTCTTCCTTTACCGGCCAATCCAACTATGGCTCagattaaaaatcaaaaggagAGGAAAGCTAGAAAGTCAAAGGCAAAGGCTaacttgtttgttgttgtttcaCAAGACATTTTTACCAAAATCATGACAATCAAATCAGTATTTGAAGTCAAGAATTTCCTCAAGGATGAATATGAAGGAGATGAAAAGATCAAGGGAATGCAAGCCATGAATCTGATTAGAGAATTTGAGATGCAAAAAATGAAGGAGTCTGAAATAATCAAGGAGTATGCAAACAAACTTCTTAGCATTGCTAACAAGGTGAGGTTGCTAGGTTTTGAATTTTCTGATTCAAGAATAGTTCAGAAAATACTGGTGACTACCCCTAAAAATTTTGAAGCTTCTATTGCTTCATTGGAAAATACTAAGGATCTGCCAAAGATTACATTGGCAGAACTTGTAAGTACTATGCAGTCCCAAGAGCAGCGGAGGTTGATGAAATAA
- the LOC100803751 gene encoding subtilisin-like protease Glyma18g48580, producing MGHSILYLHLLVSSFLIFTLLLNAVHASKKCYIVYLGAHSHGPTPSSVDLETATHSHYDFLGSILGSHEKAKEAIIYSYNKHINGFAAELEEEEAADIAKNPNVISVFLSKVHKLHTTRSWEFLGLQRNGRNTAWQRGRFGENTIIGNIDTGVWPESKSFADNGIGPVPAKWRGGNVCQINKLRGSNKVPCNRKLIGARFFNKAYEAFNGQLPASQQTARDFVGHGTHTLSTAGGNFVPEASVFGVGNGTAKGGSPRARVAAYKACWSLTDAASCFGADVLAAIDQAIDDGVDVISVSVGGRTSPRAEEIFTDEVSIGAFHALVKNILVVASAGNLGPTPGTVINVAPWLFTIAASTLDRDFSSTLTFGNNQQITGASLFVNIPPNQSFSLILATDAKFANVSNRDAQFCRAGTLDPRKVSGKIVQCIRDGKIKSVAEGQEALSAGAKGVILGNQEQNGDTLLAEPHVLSTVNYHQQHQKTTPSSFDITATDDPINSNTTLRMSPARTLLGRKPAPVMASFSSRGPNPIQPSILKPDVTAPGVNILAAYSLFASASNLLTDTRRGFKFNVLQGTSMSCPHVAGIAGLIKTLHPDWSPAAIKSAIMTTASTRDNTNKPIGDAFDKTLANPFAYGSGHVQPNSAIDPGLIYDLSIVDYLNFLCASGYDQQLISALNFNSTFTCSGSHSITDLNYPSITLPNLGLNAITVTRTVTNVGPASTYFAKAQLRGYNIVVVPSSLSFKKIGEKRTFRVIVQATSVTKRGNYSFGELLWTNGKHLVRSPITVRRK from the exons ATGGGTCATTCCATTCTttaccttcaccttcttgtttcatcctttcttattttcactTTGTTGCTGAATGCTGTCCATGCCAGTAAAAAG TGCTACATTGTATACTTGGGAGCTCATTCTCATGGTCCAACCCCTTCATCTGTTGACCTAGAAACTGCCACACATTCTCATTATGATTTTCTGGGTTCAATCTTGGGAAG CCATGAAAAGGCCAAAGAAgcaattatttattcatataataAACACATCAATGGCTTTGCCGCTGAACTTGAAGAGGAAGAAGCTGCAGATATTGCAA AAAACCCAAATGTAATATCTGTGTTCTTGAGCAAAGTGCATAAACTGCACACTACTCGTTCATGGGAGTTTCTTGGACTGCAAAGAAATGGCAGGAACACAGCTTGGCAAAGGGGAAGATTTGGGGAAAATACAATCATCGGTAACATTGATACAG GTGTTTGGCCCGAATCCAAGAGTTTTGCCGACAACGGAATAGGTCCTGTCCCGGCAAAATGGCGTGGGGGCAATGTCTGTCAAATTAACAAACTCCGGGGTTCAAATAAAGTTCCATGTAACAG GAAGCTAATTGGAGCAAGGTTCTTCAACAAAGCTTATGAAGCATTTAACGGTCAACTTCCCGCTTCACAACAAACAGCACGTGACTTTGTAGGGCATGGTACTCATACTCTATCAACTGCTGGGGGCAATTTTGTCCCAGAAGCGAGTGTATTTGGCGTTGGCAATGGCACTGCAAAGGGTGGATCCCCAAGAGCTCGAGTTGCAGCCTACAAAGCGTGTTGGTCTCTAACCGATGCAGCAAGTTGTTTTGGGGCGGATGTGTTAGCCGCTATTGATCAAGCCATAGATGATGGTGTTGATGTTATTTCGGTTTCTGTTGGAGGCAGAACTAGTCCTAGGGCTGAAGAAATAttcactgatgaggtttccatTGGGGCATTCCACGCACTTGTCAAAAATATTCTTGTGGTTGCCTCTGCAGGGAACCTTGGACCAACGCCTGGAACTGTTATCAATGTGGCTCCGTGGTTATTCACAATTGCAGCTAGCACACTAGACAGGGACTTCAGCAGTACCTTAACTTTTGGAAACAATCAGCAAATTACG GGAGCGAGTCTTTTCGTAAACATACCACCCAACCAGTCGTTTTCTTTAATCCTTGCTACAGATGCTAAATTTGCCAATGTGTCAAACCGAGACGC TCAATTTTGTAGGGCTGGGACACTTGACCCTAGAAAAGTAAGCGGCAAAATAGTGCAATGCATTCgagatggaaaaataaaatcagttgcTGAGGGTCAGGAAGCTCTATCTGCAGGCGCCAAGGGAGTGATTTTGGGCAATCAAGAGCAAAATGGGGACACACTTCTTGCCGAGCCTCATGTTTTGTCCACTGTCAACtatcatcaacaacatcaaaAAACAACGCCCTCTAGTTTTGACATAACTGCCAC GGATGATCCAATAAACTCAAATACGACACTAAGGATGTCTCCAGCGAGAACGTTGCTTGGAAGAAAGCCAGCTCCAGTTATGGCTTCATTCTCATCCAGAGGACCCAATCCAATTCAGCCATCAATACTCAAG CCTGATGTTACCGCCCCTGGTGTGAACATACTTGCTGCATATTCACTATTTGCAAGTGCATCGAACTTGCTAACAGACACTCGTCGTGGGTTCAAATTCAACGTGTTGCAAGGGACTTCTATGTCTTGCCCTCATGTTGCTGGCATTGCTGGACTTATCAAAACACTTCATCCTGATTGGAGTCCCGCAGCTATTAAATCAGCAATCATGACCACTG CAAGCACGAGAGATAACACCAACAAACCGATAGGGGATGCGTTTGATAAAACATTGGCAAACCCATTTGCTTATGGCTCAGGACATGTACAACCTAACTCTGCAATAGATCCTGGACTTATTTATGATCTAAGCATTGTTGATTACTTGAACTTCCTATGTGCTTCCGGATACGACCAACAACTCATTTCGGCACTCAATTTCAACAGCACATTCACTTGTTCAGGATCTCACAGCATAACAGACTTGAACTACCCTTCAATCACATTGCCAAATCTTGGGTTAAATGCCATAACTGTTACTCGCACAGTCACCAATGTTGGGCCAGCAagtacatattttgcaaaagcCCAATTACGTGGATATAACATCGTTGTTGTACCCAGTTCCTTGAGTTTCAAGAAAATAGGTGAAAAGAGGACATTCAGGGTTATTGTACAGGCTACAAGTGTAACTAAGCGAGGAAATTATAGTTTTGGGGAATTGCTATGGACAAATGGAAAGCACTTAGTCAGAAGTCCTATCACGGTTCGGCGCAAATGA